GAGTAACCCCCGTTTATGGCACGTACCAAAGCGCCCGATCACGAATCGCAGCGCGAACAGATTCTCGACGTCGCCGCCGACGCCTTCGCCCGCGCGAGCTACCCGAGCACGTCCATGTCCGAGTTGGCCGCCGCCTGCGGCACGTCCAAGGCGCGGCTCTATCATTACTACGCCAGCAAGGACGCCATCCTCTTCGATCTGCTTGAGCGCTACACCAAGCGCCTGATGCTGATCGTCACCGAGGTGGAAGCCCTCGGCCAGCGACGCGGCCTGTCCGAGCGCGACACGTTCCATGAGTTGATCCGCGCCTTTCTCGACGAGTACGAGACGTCGCAGACGCGCCACATCGCGCTGCTCAACGACGTGAAGTTCCTGAACGACGAACAACGCGAGATCGTGCTCAACCGGCAGCGCGACGTCGTGGCCGCCTTTGCCCGCCAACTCTCCCGGGCGTTTCCCGAGCGAGTGGCGAAGCACAACCAGACCGCCCTCACGATGATGCTGTTCGGCATGATCAACTGGACGTTTACCTGGCTCAAACCCGGCGGACGCATGCGCTATCGCGACTTCGCCAACGAAGTGATCGCCGTGCTCGAACACGGCCT
This is a stretch of genomic DNA from Pandoraea faecigallinarum. It encodes these proteins:
- a CDS encoding TetR/AcrR family transcriptional regulator, which translates into the protein MARTKAPDHESQREQILDVAADAFARASYPSTSMSELAAACGTSKARLYHYYASKDAILFDLLERYTKRLMLIVTEVEALGQRRGLSERDTFHELIRAFLDEYETSQTRHIALLNDVKFLNDEQREIVLNRQRDVVAAFARQLSRAFPERVAKHNQTALTMMLFGMINWTFTWLKPGGRMRYRDFANEVIAVLEHGLAAPLPDGIEAAIPAPATPTRTAPQS